A genomic region of Dreissena polymorpha isolate Duluth1 chromosome 4, UMN_Dpol_1.0, whole genome shotgun sequence contains the following coding sequences:
- the LOC127879294 gene encoding uncharacterized protein LOC127879294: MQEAMKASVTWELPETDPDLVGAKSRLEFLECKNELHIALLVHRIDVAEHALYRTRKANLEVLLEKEIRRVEAHLKFLLALDTGGWMADIPSIDRQTLVELGQLYKPRVEVKLVLNAMYMLLGLDESFLKNWRNVQSLLRDQEATLSEMARLEKYLEIEKTSGNVIVDKAVVARVDAILVGYTEDMVRKVNNTLAAYFRWVSNILTTMRDLQSLQALPKLQSSVSRHRSSRADRLLTTATRLSALPSRGNTAQFSVHNTNEHGKTLRHTAQKVNKIFSRQPSENFDRLQSALAPKSVLPTRELSRHVASHSGRVLFRTHAQSIQGSNGEVSRSQTRVSVKEDPHSRLNLDSKRSQRPSRASRLLPSATGIIKGAIEVLLDNSD; the protein is encoded by the exons AGCTACATATTGCCCTTCTGGTACACCGTATTGACGTTGCGGAGCATGCGCTGTACCGCACCAGGAAGGCGAACCTGGAGGTGTTACTCG AAAAGGAGATACGTCGTGTGGAAGCTCACCTAAAGTTCCTGCTGGCTCTGGATACCGGCGGCTGGATGGCGGACATCCCGAGCATCGACCGCCAGACCCTGGTCGAGTTGGGTCAGCTGTACAAGCCTCGGGTGGAGGTGAAACTCGTCCTAAACGCCATGTACATGCTGCTGGGACTCGATGAGTCCTTCCTGAAG AACTGGCGAAATGTCCAGAGTCTACTTAGAGACCAAGAAGCGACGCTCTCGGAGATGGCCCGTCTCGAGAAATACCTGGAGATCGAAAAGACCAGCGGCAACGTCATCGTGGACAAGGCGGTGGTTGCCCGTGTTGATGCCATCCTTGTAGGCTACACAGAGGACATGGTCCGAAAGGTCAACAACACGCTGGCAGCCTATTTCAGATGG GTCAGCAACATTCTCACTACGATGCGTGATCTTCAGAGCTTACAAGCATTGCCTAAGCTCCAAAGCTCTGTTAGCAGACATCGGTCATCGCGAGCAGATCGCCTTCTCACAACGGCAACGCGTCTGTCCGCCCTTCCCTCAAGGGGAAACACCGCCCAGTTTTCTGTTCACAACACTAACGAGCATGGAAAGACGTTAAGACATACTGCACAGaaagtcaataaaatatttagccGACAACCGTCCGAAAATTTTGATCGTCTTCAATCAGCATTGGCTCCAAAATCAGTGTTACCAACACGGGAACTTTCAAGACATGTTGCTTCACATTCTGGTAGGGTATTGTTTAGGACCCATGCCCAGTCGATACAAGGAAGTAACGGTGAAGTGAGCAGATCGCAAACACGCGTATCTGTTAAAGAGGACCCTCATTCAAGACTAAACCTGGATTCCAAACGAAGTCAGCGTCCGAGTCGCGCATCAAGACTTTTACCCTCTGCCACTGGGATTATTAAAGGTGCCATTGAGGTCCTGCTTGACAATTCTGACTGA